A window of the Natronomonas salina genome harbors these coding sequences:
- a CDS encoding DUF7344 domain-containing protein, producing the protein MNPLEYPGDEIDRDVWISVVSNPVRRQIIEILRTADRPVSIADLAMQLAQQPNDNRDEPDWERARELRVTLHHRHLPKLDYVGLVEFDFTTRTVAPTQTAIDSDVEHVKPDCEC; encoded by the coding sequence ATGAATCCGCTCGAATACCCCGGCGACGAGATCGATAGAGACGTGTGGATATCAGTGGTTTCGAACCCGGTGCGTCGACAGATCATCGAGATACTACGGACAGCCGACCGTCCGGTATCGATCGCCGACCTGGCGATGCAGCTAGCCCAACAGCCGAACGACAACCGGGACGAGCCGGATTGGGAGCGAGCCCGGGAACTGCGCGTCACCCTTCACCACCGGCACCTCCCGAAGCTCGATTACGTCGGGCTGGTGGAGTTCGATTTCACGACGCGGACCGTAGCGCCGACTCAGACTGCGATAGATTCGGACGTGGAGCATGTAAAACCCGACTGCGAGTGCTGA